A single window of Rana temporaria chromosome 1, aRanTem1.1, whole genome shotgun sequence DNA harbors:
- the SOWAHB gene encoding ankyrin repeat domain-containing protein SOWAHB: MAKELSQEEVLDFLCQGGGKVPNASLVAHFKHFLRDTQVAGDQLLKRRDGFKRYVNSVAVVKQEGAVKYVVLRSRYRDLLGEELSPAIPGHHETAISNNREDEEIGSQVIGGGWSRQQEGYARGETAFTDRQRGAPMTYNDPDWNGNGASNGKIRHGQSHTETEMRLPSSKPLSSSSGNLQSTATLSKTSSSVNNAYSPSKTFPHGNIQLLPSNRTSSDTCLATMKTTSSLPDTYMTSTKNLSSSAGTSIPSTKTSSSQGNTFIPFTKNLSPSDTSIPSTSGNASIPSTDTSSSPGNTFIPSIPSTNTSSSQCDTFIPFTKNLSPSDTSVPSTNTSSPGNTPIPFNKNSSLPSDSFLSTMKTTSSPPDTCMSSTKNSSSPADTVLCTKISPSHGNTFIPSTNNSSPANTPISFTKNSSSPSNMSTVSIRTYSSPSDTCIPSTRTCSPASDTSIPFTKTSSTSSDTSIPFIKTTLPPSNSYIPFNKTTSPPSNAPTKTSESLNSTSTHYKDYYPEDNLSAPYSKTSSFCSPAQPPSLPQSPSPEASEHRRPLSGGDHWTESTNPVIVSASCRGQQDQRLACTEIQTPDFEVNGTFPQKVLSEQLDNPKYINEQQIHGFYEDLAASRYTNSTHPSSSLLLPLESSTAPLDMQLEEYEAASPCPSPPLLLNDMRDLWMCQMPVFKSIRCQLSLQDMEDFVDQESCGSEGSDSGEGGDCDTEHRDDEDFSSDSNTEKYTQYIEQKCENTNRCPPNRKFISIIEQYSKLQSGDLLGAKDTLVDCEPEPNVLAANKKSPYVAKSFLTDQAPILFELARHPPKHRASSRFRELMSSSDDELIDRDCNRRRRPSRTKRPPDIVVVPPQPDVDLLLLTKPVSNYKLTVKLADQKEHQAQYGPKANEDFLLKKSFNYKSSTVPLDPAEHDWIVKSASGSWLQVYGLFNQDPQLALRKDFISGYTVLHWFAKHGAIDMFYKFVVGARKAGVEIDFNIKSNGGYTPLHMAAIHGHQNVAAMLVEKLQVNVKLRDNSGKRAWQYLSCNTSGEVWRLLGAPKGKTIFASRTLNTTYINTQNKSSQINRKTSLAAFLKPQHQKWKANNHPVLREREIYSD; this comes from the coding sequence ATGGCCAAGGAGCTGAGCCAGGAGGAGGTGCTGGACTTCTTATGCCAGGGCGGAGGCAAGGTGCCCAATGCCTCTCTGGTGGCACACTTCAAGCACTTCTTGAGGGACACCCAGGTGGCCGGCGATCAGCTCCTGAAGCGCAGGGACGGGTTCAAGCGTTATGTCAACTCGGTGGCCGTGGTGAAGCAGGAAGGAGCTGTCAAATATGTGGTGCTCAGGAGCCGCTACCGAGATCTGCTGGGAGAGGAGCTGTCACCCGCAATCCCCGGACACCACGAGACGGCGATCAGCAACAATAGAGAGGACGAGGAGATCGGCTCTCAGGTGATTGGAGGGGGATGGAGCAGACAGCAGGAGGGATATGCTCGGGGGGAGACTGCATTCACTGATCGTCAACGGGGGGCACCAATGACTTACAATGACCCCGATTGGAATGGTAATGGGGCTTCTAATGGCAAGATCCGACATGGACAATCGCATACCGAGACAGAAATGAGACTGCCTTCATCTAAGCCTCTTTCCTCATCATCTGGAAATCTGCAGTCTACAGCAACCCTGAGCAAGACCTCATCATCAGTGAACAATGCCTATTCACCTAGCAAAACCTTTCCACATGGCAACATCCAGCTATTACCTTCCAACAGGACCTCCAGTGATACCTGCTTGGCCACTATGAAGACAACCTCATCACTTCCTGATACTTACATGACCTCCACAAAGAATTTGTCTTCATCAGCTGGTACTTCCATACCCTCCACCAAAACCTCCTCTTCACAAGGTAATACTTTCATACCCTTCACTAAGAACTTATCACCCAGCGATACTTCCATACCCTCCACATCCGGTAATGCTTCTATACCCTCCACCGATACCTCCTCCTCACCAGGTAATACTTTCATACCTTCCATACCCTCCACCAATACCTCCTCTTCACAATGTGATACTTTCATACCCTTCACTAAGAACTTATCACCCAGcgatacctctgtaccctccacCAATACCTCTTCACCTGGTAATACTCCCATACCCTTCAACAAGAACTCCTCATTACCCAGTGATTCCTTCCTGTCCACCATGAAGACCACCTCTTCACCTCCTGATACTTGCATGTCCTCCACCAAGAACTCTTCTTCGCCAGCTGATACCGTACTCTGCACCAAGATCTCCCCTTCACATGGTAATACTTTCATACCCTCCACCAATAACTCCTCACCTGCTAATACTCCAATATCCTTCACCAAGAACTCCTCTTCACCCAGTAATATGTCTACAGTCTCCATCAGGACCTACTCCTCTCCCAGTGATACTTGCATACCTTCCACCAGGACGTGCTCACCCGCCAGTGATACCTCCATACCCTTCACCAAGACCTCCTCAACATCCAGTGATACTTCCATACCCTTCATCAAGACCACGTTACCCCCCAGTAATAGCTATATACCCTTCAACAAGACCACCTCGCCCCCAAGTAATGCTCCTACAAAGACCTCTGAATCACTCAATAGCACTTCAACTCATTACAAGGACTATTACCCTGAAGACAACCTTTCAGCACCTTATTCTAAGACTTCTTCATTTTGTTCCCCTGCTCAACCCCCTTCATTGCCCCAGTCACCTTCCCCAGAGGCCAGTGAGCACCGGAGACCCTTATCTGGTGGGGACCATTGGACAGAATCTACTAATCCTGTAATTGTAAGTGCAAGCTGCAGGGGTCAGCAAGATCAAAGACTTGCATGCACTGAGATCCAGACCCCAGATTTTGAGGTGAATGGTACATTTCCCCAGAAGGTGCTGTCAGAACAGCTGGATAATCCCAAGTatataaatgaacagcaaatacatGGCTTTTATGAGGATCTGGCAGCTTCCAGGTACACGAACAGTACACACCCTTCCTCCTCCCTGCTGCTCCCTCTTGAATCAAGTACCGCTCCTCTAGATATGCAGCTGGAAGAATACGAGGCAGCCAGTCCATGCCCCTCACCACCTTTACTACTTAACGATATGCGTGACTTGTGGATGTGCCAAATGCCTGTGTTTAAAAGCATAAGATGCCAACTGTCTTTGCAGGACATGGAAGATTTTGTTGatcaggaaagctgtggaagtgaggggagtgaCAGCGGTGAAGGGGGCGACTGTGACACTGAGCACAGGGATGATGAAGACTTTTCCAGCGATTCAAACACTGAAAAATACACTCAGTACATAGAGCAGAAATGTGAAAACACTAACAGATGCCCTCCTAACAGAAAATTCATTAGCATTATTGAACAatatagcaagctgcaaagtggGGACCTGCTGGGAGCCAAAGATACTCTAGTGGATTGCGAACCCGAACCTAACGTACTGGCCGCAAACAAGAAGTCCCCATACGTTGCTAAATCCTTTCTCACTGATCAAGCACCCATCTTGTTTGAGTTGGCTAGACATCCTCCAAAGCACAGGGCAAGTTCTCGCTTTCGAGAATTAATGTCTTCCTCAGATGATGAACTAATTGATAGGGATTGTAATAGGAGGAGGCGCCCGTCGCGCACTAAGAGACCTCCTGATATTGTTGTGGTTCCTCCACAGCCTGACGTGGACTTGCTTTTATTAACAAAGCCTGTGAGCAATTACAAGCTTACTGTAAAGCTTGCAGACCAAAAAGAACATCAAGCACAGTATGGACCAAAAGCAAATGAGGATTTTTTGCTCAAAAAGTCTTTTAATTACAAATCGTCAACAGTACCCTTGGATCCCGCAGAGCATGACTGGATTGTTAAGTCAGCTTCTGGGTCTTGGCTTCAGGTCTATGGATTGTTTAATCAAGACCCCCAACTGGCTTTACGAAAAGATTTCATCTCCGGTTACACAGTTCTGCACTGGTTTGCCAAGCACGGTGCAATTGACATGTTCTATAAATTTGTAGTGGGTGCCAGAAAGGCAGGGGTTGAAATTGATTTTAACATCAAGTCTAACGGTGGATACACACCTTTGCACATGGCTGCTATACATGGCCATCAAAACGTGGCTGCCATGTTGGTAGAAAAACTCCAAGTAAATGTGAAGTTGAGGGACAACAGTGGGAAGAGGGCCTGGCAATACCTGAGCTGCAATACATCTGGGGAGGTATGGAGGCTTTTAGGAGCCCCTAAGGGGAAAACCATATTTGCTTCTCGCACCTTAAATACCACTTATATAAACACACAAAACAAGTCGAGTCAGATAAATAGAAAAACATCATTGGCAGCTTTTCTTAAACCTCAGCATCAAAAATGGAAAGCAAACAACCATCCTGTATTAAGGGAAAGAGAAATCTACAGTGACTGA